A stretch of the Ischnura elegans chromosome 5, ioIscEleg1.1, whole genome shotgun sequence genome encodes the following:
- the LOC124158617 gene encoding uncharacterized protein LOC124158617: MNSLAEGDCLKALRRALEREDFQLEKFRTESLSDSPIGYMGRHLSLIATVRIGEARRDVRFFVKTPPASGSHLMYLDEMQHFQKELDVYETLVPIMTASLPKGYQLPVPRCFLVKGSSKAGNGEYRRITTEDLLILEDLKEKGYRMYDNMVPFDLEHCGSLMKSVALLHAPSILLQKTAMDRGKGDNFNYIDGTFRLARDTLLTNTGGKMQRLGVKSSVETMTAAVAGLWPDRFGSLNKKKELKERLWKAWEELSELSKPSRTYTNVLCHGDLWANNIMFKYDDEETSTPASVVLIDLQLARFAPAMTDLLIFFHMSTTRSFREEHMKNLAVTYHNHLREIVGKDLLDQLMPLTSFLDSMEEYGLFGKLVATDWLSFSLNSEDVAPMMEEGGSDGEPPDFVEKVLKDRGEEVLLNAAANEVYKTRIMESYRECLEHLNLWK; encoded by the exons atgaattctctcGCAGAGGGCGACTGCTTGAAAGCTCTAAGGCGAGCCCTAGAAAGAGAAGACTTTCAGCTGGAAAAGTTCAGAACGGAATCGCTGAGCGATTCTCCGATAGGGTACATGGGGCGACATCTCAGCCTCATCGCCACAGTGAGAATCGGCGAAGCTCGCAGGGACGTCCGCTTCTTCGTGAAAACACCCCCGGCATCCGGTTCACACCTCATGTACCTGGATGAGATGCAGCACTTTCAGAAGGAGCTCGACGTGTACGAAACACTGGTTCCGATCATGACTGCCTCTCTTCCGAAAGGATATCAACTGCCAGTACCACGCTGCTTCCTCGTCAAAGGCAGCTCGAAGGCGGGCAACGGTGAGTATAGGAGAATCACTACGGAAGACCTATTGATTCTGGAGGATCTCAAGGAAAAAGGGTACCGCATGTATGATAATATGGTTCCCTTCGACCTGGAGCACTGCGGTTCGCTGATGAAGTCGGTGGCTCTCCTCCATGCCCCATCAATACTTCTGCAGAAGACCGCGATGGACAGGGGAAAGGGCGACAACTTCAACTACATCGACGGCACATTTCGGTTGGCTCGGGACACGCTGCTGACGAACACCGGTGGAAAGATGCAACGACTCGGGGTGAAGTCCTCGGTGGAGACGATGACCGCGGCCGTCGCGGGCCTGTGGCCGGACCGATTCGGGAGCTTAAACAAGAAGAAAGAACTAAAGGAGCGCCTTTGGAAGGCTTGGGAAGAGCTATCAGAACTTTCAAAGCCTTCCAGGACTTATACGAACGTCCTCTGTCACGGTGATCTTTGGGCCAACAACATTATGTTCAAGTATGACGACGAGGAAACCTCAACGCCCGCCAGCGTGGTACTGATTGACCTCCAGCTCGCAAG ATTCGCCCCAGCGATGACAGACCTGCTAATCTTCTTCCACATGTCCACGACTAGAAGTTTCCGAGAAGAGCACATGAAGAACCTGGCAGTTACCTACCACAATCACCTCCGCGAGATAGTCGGAAAAGATTTGCTGGACCAGCTGATGCCCCTCACATCATTCCTGGACAGCATGGAAGAGTATGGCCTCTTCGGGAAACTGGTCGCCACTGACTGGTTGTCGTTCAGCCTCAACAGCGAGGACGTGGCACCCATGATGGAGGAAGGCGGCTCAGATGGAGAGCCTCCGGATTTCGTGGAGAAGGTTCTGAAGGACAGGGGGGAAGAAGTGCTATTGAACGCTGCTGCCAATGAGGTATACAAGACGAGGATAATGGAATCGTACAGGGAATGTTTGGAGCATCTAAACCTTTGGAAGTAA
- the LOC124158618 gene encoding uncharacterized protein LOC124158618: MAAPIREDDCKTAVQNLLGTEDFVLEGLTVRGVGDGNAAGFMGRHCKLTVAVRVGGELRELRFFAKLPPATKSHRAFVIDAKLFHRECVAYTCLAPMMNDALPHNLSIPYPRCYFSRDTVNPEITPVPGSAEEEIIILEDVSFRGCEFREGFPTMDLHHCRVVMRSLARLHAASILYEHRRRPSPDESLGPRSFLDDLWKPGIARSYAQSCSRTVATASACLWPEEFGNGRDAEVFSAMVKAWDLLFDAGTAFPQYSNIMCHGDTWTNNILFSYEETEGGCKVPVDCVFVDLQIVQYVPPVTDILVFLHIGTRREFRERHTKSLLELYHKTLGEYVGTDLLERVLPFSALLQSHADLRAIGLIIPAAYLPVIFEDMVKGGEKSGEPMDIDEAILKDRGETIASNCKLSQAYGERIMECFRECLEGLGLW, from the exons ATGGCTGCCCCTATCAGGGAGGATGACTGCAAGACGGCCGTGCAGAACCTCCTGGGCACAGAGGACTTCGTGCTCGAGGGCCTCACGGTGAGGGGCGTGGGCGACGGTAACGCCGCGGGCTTCATGGGCAGGCACTGCAAGTTGACGGTCGCCGTCCGCGTCGGCGGAGAACTCCGCGAGTTGCGCTTCTTCGCCAAACTGCCTCCAGCCACCAAGTCACATCGCGCCTTCGTCATCGACGCGAAACTCTTCCACCGGGAATGTGTCGCGTACACTTGCCTGGCGCCCATGATGAACGATGCTCTCCCACATAACCTATCTATTCCCTACCCCAG GTGTTACTTCAGCCGCGACACCGTCAACCCGGAGATCACTCCAGTTCCCGGATCAGCTGAAGAAGAGATCATCATCTTGGAAGACGTCTCCTTCCGCGGCTGTGAGTTCCGTGAGGGATTCCCAACGATGGACCTCCACCACTGCCGCGTCGTCATGAGATCTCTGGCCCGACTCCACGCCGCCTCTATCCTTTACGAACATCGGAGGAGGCCGAGTCCGGATGAGTCTCTCGGTCCGAGGTCCTTTCTGGACGACCTTTGGAAGCCGGGAATTGCCCGCAGCTACGCTCAATCTTGCTCCAGGACCGTTGCGACGGCTTCTGCCTGCCTCTGGCCCGAAGAGTTCGGCAACGGCAGGGACGCAGAGGTGTTTTCTGCCATGGTGAAGGCTTGGGACTTGTTGTTCGATGCTGGCACTGCGTTCCCACAGTATTCGAACATCATGTGCCACGGAGACACGTGGACCAACAACATCTTGTTCTCTTACGAGGAAACCGAAGGTGGCTGCAAGGTTCCGGTGGACTGTGTGTTCGTCGATCTGCAGATAGTTCAGTACGTGCCACCCGTCACGGATATACTGGTCTTCCTGCACATCGGGACTCGGAGGGAATTCAGGGAACGTCACACGAAATCCCTTCTGGAACTTTACCACAAAACCCTGGGGGAGTACGTGGGGACCGATTTGCTGGAGAGAGTGCTGCCCTTTTCCGCTTTGTTGCAGAGTCACGCCGACTTGAGAGCGATCGGTCTGATCATCCCCGCCGCCTATCTGCCCGTCATCTTCGAGGACATGGTGAAGGGGGGCGAGAAATCTGGAGAGCCGATGGACATAGACGAAGCGATTTTGAAGGACAGGGGCGAGACGATCGCGTCCAACTGCAAGCTAAGCCAGGCTTACGGCGAGAGAATCATGGAGTGTTTTAGAGAGTGCCTGGAGGGCCTCGGACTTTGGTAG